The following are encoded together in the Parabacteroides chongii genome:
- a CDS encoding two-component regulator propeller domain-containing protein, translated as MKRILYTLLFLCMAISYTTAQKSVGEWSSYLAYYTTSQIAEANNHVYAVADGSLYSYNKEDKSITHYSRQTGLSDSDISYISFNPEVNTLLITYSNGNIDLLGENGIYNLSYLLDNSNITNKTINNIYLYKEFAYLSTDFGIIVLNMDKKEIKDTYKLNKKVYSVTMDNEYIYAATSTGLLYASLDSNLLDYNEWETYPLSSSEFDTDNITQICFFQQNLCLFVDNNEKGIYYQSTDGTIRNLLKNNKLKSMVLQNNKLMSYTDSELYIYSSLTDKDVVNVGIINNVSSLKDPNAYWIAAGINGIKGIQKKNNKYEITLENTNNDTEYPKRNFNYYMTTYNNKLLVIGGGRWADRWNRPGTFMEYEDNKWFNFDENTINQNKNANKENQFRYFWDYTGIAIDPKDPDRYFISSYGEGIVELKNKEPIQLYNHTNSLLDYVKKDINPYDYVRVGDVTFDKEGNLWMTNCEVESVLKVLKADGSWKSFQFDNYKNVSMVDKVTITSNGYKWINSPYGSIRGILVFDDKGTIDDTSDDEYRYYDIFVDSNGNIDVSGYFCVTEDKNGQVWIGTNRGPIICTNYRDINNLRCTRIIRTNEDGEPYYLLDGEQINAIAVDGGNRKWIATNNSGVFLVSEDGMETIANFTTANSPLPSNQINSLAINQITGEVFIGTEKGLVSYMGDATEGSEDYSDIYAYPNPVRPEHNDRVTIVGLMADSNVKITDMKGNIVYQGKSAGGTFTWDCRKRGGGRVATGIYLVLSATPEAKESVVTKIMVVK; from the coding sequence ATGAAAAGAATACTATATACTCTTCTGTTTTTATGCATGGCAATATCCTACACGACTGCACAGAAAAGCGTAGGGGAATGGAGTAGTTATCTGGCTTATTATACGACAAGCCAGATAGCCGAAGCTAATAATCATGTGTATGCCGTAGCCGACGGTTCTCTTTACAGTTATAATAAAGAAGATAAAAGTATCACTCATTATTCCAGGCAAACCGGATTAAGTGACAGTGATATAAGCTATATAAGCTTTAATCCGGAAGTCAATACATTACTTATCACTTATAGTAACGGAAATATTGACTTATTAGGAGAAAATGGTATTTATAATTTGTCTTATCTGCTAGACAATTCCAATATAACGAATAAGACTATTAATAATATTTATCTATATAAAGAGTTTGCCTATTTATCTACCGACTTTGGCATTATCGTTCTGAATATGGATAAAAAAGAAATTAAAGACACCTACAAACTAAATAAAAAAGTATATTCCGTTACCATGGATAACGAATATATTTATGCTGCAACTTCTACCGGTTTACTATATGCTTCATTGGATAGTAATTTACTAGATTATAACGAATGGGAAACTTATCCGTTATCTTCATCTGAATTTGATACGGATAATATCACTCAAATATGTTTTTTCCAGCAGAATCTTTGCCTGTTTGTCGACAATAATGAAAAAGGTATTTATTATCAAAGTACAGACGGAACAATAAGAAATTTATTGAAAAACAATAAATTAAAGAGTATGGTTCTTCAGAACAATAAGTTAATGTCTTATACTGATTCTGAATTATATATTTACTCATCTCTAACTGATAAAGACGTTGTTAACGTAGGAATCATTAATAATGTTTCTTCACTAAAAGATCCCAATGCTTATTGGATAGCTGCAGGTATAAACGGAATAAAAGGCATACAGAAGAAAAATAATAAATACGAAATAACTTTAGAAAATACCAATAACGATACTGAATATCCCAAACGGAATTTCAACTATTATATGACGACCTATAATAATAAATTACTTGTTATTGGAGGAGGACGTTGGGCAGATCGTTGGAATAGACCCGGCACATTTATGGAATATGAAGACAATAAATGGTTCAACTTCGATGAAAATACTATAAACCAAAACAAAAATGCAAATAAAGAAAATCAATTCAGGTATTTCTGGGATTATACAGGAATTGCTATCGACCCTAAAGATCCTGATCGTTATTTTATTTCATCTTACGGAGAAGGTATAGTCGAACTGAAAAATAAAGAACCTATACAATTATATAACCATACAAATAGTTTACTGGATTATGTAAAAAAAGATATTAATCCCTATGATTATGTACGTGTAGGCGATGTAACTTTTGATAAAGAAGGAAATTTATGGATGACCAATTGTGAAGTTGAATCCGTACTAAAAGTACTAAAAGCAGATGGAAGCTGGAAAAGTTTCCAATTCGATAATTATAAAAACGTATCTATGGTCGATAAGGTAACCATTACATCAAACGGATACAAATGGATCAATAGTCCTTACGGTTCGATACGAGGCATTTTAGTTTTCGATGACAAAGGCACCATTGATGATACTAGTGATGACGAATATCGTTACTATGATATATTTGTCGATTCAAACGGCAATATAGATGTTAGCGGTTATTTCTGTGTAACTGAGGACAAAAACGGACAAGTATGGATCGGCACAAACAGAGGACCTATCATCTGTACAAACTATCGGGATATTAATAACCTAAGATGTACCCGTATCATCCGGACAAACGAAGACGGAGAACCATACTATCTGTTGGACGGAGAGCAAATCAATGCTATCGCTGTCGATGGTGGTAACCGCAAATGGATTGCGACAAACAATTCCGGTGTATTCCTGGTCAGTGAGGATGGTATGGAAACAATAGCAAACTTTACAACAGCCAACTCCCCTCTTCCGTCTAATCAGATTAATTCATTAGCGATTAACCAGATCACCGGAGAAGTATTCATAGGTACGGAGAAAGGACTGGTATCTTATATGGGAGATGCTACCGAAGGAAGTGAAGACTATTCGGACATATACGCCTATCCTAATCCCGTCCGTCCCGAACACAACGATCGTGTAACCATCGTCGGACTTATGGCCGATTCAAATGTCAAAATAACGGATATGAAAGGCAATATCGTTTATCAGGGAAAATCCGCCGGCGGGACATTCACCTGGGATTGCCGCAAGAGAGGCGGAGGACGTGTAGCAACCGGAATCTATCTGGTATTATCTGCTACCCCGGAAGCCAAAGAAAGTGTTGTAACCAAAATCATGGTAGTGAAATAA
- a CDS encoding non-canonical purine NTP diphosphatase yields MKLVFATNNQHKLDEVQKITAGHTEIVSLAAIDCHDDIPETADTLEGNALQKARYIKEKFGYDCFADDTGLEVEALNNAPGVYSARYAGPGHNSEANMQKLLLEMNGKENRKARFRTVIALILNGKEYLFEGIVNGQITKEKRGASGFGYDPIFMPDNYAETFAEMGNDIKNTISHRAEAVKKLSAFLSTLSE; encoded by the coding sequence ATGAAACTCGTATTCGCTACAAATAACCAACATAAGTTGGATGAAGTACAAAAAATAACAGCCGGTCATACAGAGATAGTAAGCCTGGCTGCCATCGATTGCCATGACGATATACCGGAAACAGCCGATACCCTGGAAGGAAATGCTCTTCAGAAAGCCCGCTATATCAAAGAAAAATTCGGTTATGACTGTTTTGCCGACGATACCGGTCTTGAAGTGGAAGCCCTAAACAATGCTCCCGGTGTATATTCTGCACGTTATGCCGGTCCGGGACACAATTCGGAAGCAAACATGCAAAAACTTCTTTTGGAAATGAACGGTAAAGAAAACCGGAAAGCCCGTTTCCGTACCGTCATAGCACTTATCCTGAACGGCAAGGAGTATCTGTTCGAAGGCATCGTCAACGGTCAGATAACGAAGGAAAAGCGCGGAGCCAGCGGATTCGGATACGATCCAATCTTTATGCCGGATAACTATGCGGAAACATTCGCTGAAATGGGTAATGATATAAAGAATACAATCAGCCACCGGGCTGAAGCTGTAAAGAAATTGAGTGCTTTCTTATCTACATTATCAGAATAA
- a CDS encoding YitT family protein codes for MKTSKSYAIYYFIKDYLTIFLGTILYGFGFNAFILSNEIVTGGVSGICALIFFATGGAIPVSVSYFVINVVLLLAALKILGFKFLIKTIFGVFSLSASLSFFEWLLKGNPILHDQPFMAIMIGALLCGAGLGLVFSANGSTGGTDIIGAIVNKYKNISIGRALLFCDFFIISSSFFLFHNVDKIVFGFVEMIISNYVLDMVLNGNRQSVQFLIFSQKYDEIAERIIHDLDRGCTILDGVGGYSRKPVKVVVLLAKKSESVSIFRLVKQIDHQAFISQSIVRGVYGEGFDQIKT; via the coding sequence ATGAAAACAAGTAAATCTTATGCTATTTATTATTTTATAAAGGATTATCTGACGATTTTCCTGGGAACCATACTATATGGTTTCGGGTTCAACGCTTTTATCCTGTCTAATGAAATTGTCACCGGTGGTGTAAGCGGTATCTGCGCACTGATATTCTTTGCCACCGGCGGTGCAATACCGGTGTCGGTTTCATACTTTGTTATCAATGTAGTCTTACTATTAGCCGCTCTGAAGATTTTGGGATTCAAATTCCTTATAAAAACAATCTTTGGAGTATTCTCACTTTCCGCATCCCTGTCATTCTTTGAATGGCTGCTGAAAGGTAATCCCATATTACACGATCAGCCATTTATGGCGATCATGATCGGTGCACTCCTTTGCGGAGCTGGGTTAGGATTGGTATTTTCAGCGAACGGAAGTACGGGTGGAACAGATATTATTGGAGCAATTGTCAATAAATATAAGAATATATCTATCGGACGCGCACTGTTATTTTGTGACTTCTTCATTATCAGTTCCTCTTTTTTCCTCTTCCATAACGTGGATAAGATCGTCTTTGGTTTTGTTGAAATGATCATCAGTAACTATGTCCTCGACATGGTGCTGAACGGAAACCGCCAATCGGTGCAGTTCCTCATCTTCTCGCAGAAGTATGATGAAATAGCCGAGCGGATCATTCACGACCTGGACAGAGGATGTACCATACTGGACGGTGTAGGAGGTTATTCCCGTAAACCGGTCAAAGTGGTTGTACTACTGGCTAAAAAATCGGAATCAGTATCCATCTTCCGTCTGGTAAAACAGATAGACCACCAGGCTTTTATTTCCCAAAGTATTGTCCGTGGAGTTTACGGAGAAGGATTTGACCAGATAAAAACTTAA
- the leuS gene encoding leucine--tRNA ligase, with product MEYNFREIEKKWQEYWIANGVYKVKENKDKPKYYVLDMFPYPSGAGLHVGHPLGYIASDIYSRFKRLQGFNVLHPMGYDAYGLPAEQYAIQTGQHPEVTTKQNIARYREQMDKIGFSYDWSREIRTCDKEYYHWTQWAFIKMFNSYYCNDEKKALPIESLVEAFETVGTEGLNVACGEEMQFTAEEWKSKSDKEKQAILLNYRIAYLGDTMVNWCSELGTVLANDEVVNGVSERGGFPVEQKMMRQWCLRVSAYAQRLLDGLDTIDWTDSLKETQRNWIGRSEGAEIQFKVKDSDIEFTIFTTRADTMFGVTFMVLAPESELVAQLTTAEQKQEVDAYLDRTKKRTERERIADRSVTGVFSGSYAINPFTGDAVPVWISDYVLAGYGTGAIMAVPAHDSRDYAFAKHFNLPIIPLIEGCDISEESFDAKEGIVCNSPRPDVTPYCDLSLNGLTVKEAIAATKKYVSEHQLGRVKINYRLRDAIFSRQRYWGEPFPVYYDADGMPQMLPFEALPLQLPEVDKFLPTATGEPPLGHATKWAWDSVNKKVVETSKIDNKTIFPLELCTMPGFAGSSAYYLRYMDPHNNEGLVDKQVNEYWRNVDLYIGGTEHATGHLIYSRFWNKFLYDMGTICEDEPFRKLINQGMIQGRSNFVYRIKDTNTFVSLNLKDQYEVTPIHVDVNIVSNDILDIEAFKNWRPEYHNAEFILEDGKYICGWAVEKMSKSMFNVVNPDMIVDKYGADTLRLYEMFLGPLEQSKPWDTNGIDGVHRFLKKLWALFYGNTESLQITDAEPTAEELKSLHKLIKKVTFDIEHFSYNTSISAFMICINELGSLKCNKRAILEQLVILLAPFAPHTAEELWHECGHTTTVCDAQWPQHNEEYLKENSVTYAISFNGKARFSMELPADMPREEVEKAALSHESSAKWTEGKTPKKIIVVPGKIVNIVI from the coding sequence ATGGAGTACAATTTCAGAGAAATCGAGAAAAAATGGCAAGAATACTGGATTGCCAACGGGGTTTATAAAGTGAAAGAAAACAAAGATAAACCCAAATACTACGTGTTGGATATGTTCCCTTACCCATCCGGTGCAGGACTACATGTTGGACATCCGCTCGGTTATATCGCTTCTGATATTTATTCCCGTTTCAAACGGTTACAGGGATTTAACGTATTACACCCAATGGGATATGATGCTTACGGTCTGCCTGCAGAACAATATGCTATCCAAACCGGACAACATCCCGAAGTAACAACCAAACAAAACATTGCCCGTTATCGCGAGCAAATGGACAAAATAGGTTTCAGCTACGACTGGAGCCGTGAAATCCGTACATGTGATAAGGAATATTATCACTGGACACAATGGGCATTTATTAAAATGTTCAACAGTTATTACTGTAACGACGAAAAGAAAGCATTACCTATCGAAAGTCTGGTCGAAGCATTTGAAACAGTAGGTACGGAAGGCCTGAATGTTGCTTGTGGTGAAGAAATGCAATTTACCGCTGAAGAATGGAAATCTAAAAGCGATAAAGAAAAACAAGCTATATTGCTGAACTACCGTATCGCTTACCTGGGTGATACAATGGTTAACTGGTGTTCCGAATTGGGAACCGTACTGGCTAACGATGAAGTCGTGAACGGTGTTTCCGAACGCGGTGGTTTCCCTGTTGAACAGAAAATGATGCGCCAATGGTGTTTGCGTGTATCTGCTTATGCACAACGTTTGCTGGACGGACTGGATACGATCGACTGGACGGATTCACTGAAAGAAACACAGCGTAACTGGATAGGTCGTAGCGAAGGTGCCGAAATCCAATTCAAAGTGAAAGATAGTGATATAGAATTTACCATCTTTACAACCCGTGCAGATACTATGTTCGGTGTAACTTTCATGGTATTGGCTCCCGAAAGCGAACTGGTTGCTCAGTTGACGACAGCTGAACAAAAGCAGGAAGTAGATGCTTATCTGGATCGTACCAAGAAACGTACGGAACGTGAACGTATTGCCGATCGTTCTGTAACCGGTGTATTCAGTGGTTCGTATGCTATCAATCCGTTCACGGGTGATGCAGTACCCGTTTGGATTAGCGACTATGTATTGGCCGGCTATGGAACAGGTGCTATCATGGCAGTTCCGGCACACGATAGTCGCGACTATGCATTTGCAAAACATTTCAACCTGCCTATCATTCCGTTGATCGAAGGCTGCGATATAAGCGAAGAAAGCTTCGATGCCAAAGAAGGTATTGTCTGCAATTCACCGAGACCGGATGTAACTCCTTATTGCGACTTGTCATTAAACGGCTTGACTGTAAAAGAAGCAATCGCTGCTACCAAAAAATATGTATCCGAACATCAACTGGGACGTGTAAAGATTAACTATCGTCTGCGCGATGCCATCTTCAGTCGCCAACGTTATTGGGGAGAACCGTTCCCTGTTTATTACGATGCCGACGGAATGCCTCAGATGTTACCATTCGAAGCATTACCGTTACAACTGCCGGAAGTGGATAAATTCCTGCCGACAGCCACAGGCGAACCTCCATTGGGACATGCAACTAAATGGGCTTGGGATTCTGTAAACAAAAAGGTTGTAGAAACATCCAAAATAGACAATAAAACAATCTTCCCGCTGGAACTTTGTACTATGCCTGGCTTTGCCGGTTCTTCCGCTTATTATCTGCGTTACATGGATCCTCATAATAATGAAGGCCTAGTAGATAAACAAGTGAATGAATACTGGCGTAATGTAGACCTGTATATCGGTGGAACGGAACATGCTACCGGTCACCTCATTTACAGTCGCTTCTGGAATAAATTCCTGTATGATATGGGAACAATCTGCGAAGACGAACCGTTCCGCAAGCTGATCAACCAAGGTATGATCCAGGGACGTTCAAACTTCGTGTACCGTATCAAAGATACAAATACATTCGTATCCCTGAACCTGAAAGACCAGTATGAAGTAACTCCTATTCACGTAGACGTTAACATCGTATCCAATGATATACTGGATATCGAAGCTTTCAAAAACTGGCGTCCGGAATATCATAATGCAGAATTTATACTGGAAGACGGTAAATATATCTGCGGATGGGCTGTTGAAAAGATGTCTAAATCGATGTTCAACGTAGTAAATCCGGATATGATCGTAGACAAATACGGTGCAGACACTTTACGTCTGTATGAAATGTTCTTAGGCCCGTTGGAACAATCTAAACCCTGGGATACAAATGGTATCGACGGTGTTCATCGCTTCCTGAAGAAACTGTGGGCTTTGTTCTATGGTAACACTGAAAGTTTGCAGATCACAGACGCTGAACCTACAGCTGAGGAATTAAAATCATTACATAAACTGATCAAGAAAGTAACATTCGATATCGAGCATTTCTCTTACAATACTTCTATCAGTGCTTTCATGATCTGTATTAACGAATTAGGCAGCCTGAAATGTAATAAGCGTGCTATCCTAGAGCAACTGGTTATCCTGTTGGCTCCGTTCGCACCTCATACTGCAGAAGAGTTATGGCATGAATGTGGTCATACGACTACGGTCTGCGATGCTCAATGGCCTCAGCACAACGAAGAGTACCTGAAAGAAAATTCAGTTACTTACGCTATCTCATTCAACGGAAAAGCCCGTTTCAGTATGGAGCTTCCGGCTGACATGCCCCGTGAAGAGGTTGAAAAAGCCGCTCTTAGTCATGAAAGCTCTGCTAAGTGGACGGAAGGCAAGACTCCTAAAAAGATCATTGTCGTTCCAGGTAAGATCGTTAATATCGTAATCTGA
- a CDS encoding ORF6N domain-containing protein, with amino-acid sequence MNLQVIQNKIYEIRGIQVMLDFDLAELYQVETRILNQSVKRNIKRFPPDFMFQLNEEEFSLVSQFVIPKNGRGGRRLLPYAFSEPGLAMLSGILNSDIAIEVNINIMRAFVQMRKQFISNCDKLSTNKKLSELEQQVKFLQEDIESLSKDHENYEQHFDDIYLALAELASKNKEKPGNSRPKIGYVK; translated from the coding sequence ATGAATTTACAGGTAATACAAAACAAGATTTATGAGATCAGAGGTATACAAGTCATGTTGGATTTTGACTTAGCTGAACTTTATCAAGTAGAAACCAGAATACTTAATCAGTCTGTCAAACGTAATATAAAACGTTTTCCTCCAGATTTCATGTTCCAACTTAATGAAGAAGAATTTTCTTTGGTATCACAATTTGTGATACCAAAAAATGGTAGAGGTGGAAGGAGACTACTTCCTTACGCTTTTTCTGAACCCGGACTTGCCATGCTTTCCGGAATACTTAATAGTGACATTGCTATTGAAGTAAATATTAACATCATGCGTGCCTTTGTTCAAATGAGAAAACAGTTTATCTCAAATTGTGATAAACTGTCTACTAATAAGAAGCTATCAGAACTGGAGCAGCAAGTCAAATTTCTTCAGGAAGACATTGAAAGTCTCAGTAAAGATCATGAAAACTATGAGCAACATTTTGACGATATCTATCTTGCCCTGGCAGAACTTGCCTCTAAAAATAAAGAAAAGCCTGGTAACTCCAGACCGAAAATAGGTTATGTGAAGTAA
- a CDS encoding thiol protease/hemagglutinin PrtT — protein MRRCTFIFFIALLTMSISAAPIDVKQAKSVALSFLKSNSPQTKASESGVTLVWSDAGAATKSAGSVQDATFYVFNREDADGFVVVAGDDAVYPILGYGMQQLFEKDSMPSNLRGWFESYQRQINWIRENKPEISKDVTAAWNEVRQGKMQLKSTGTLLTTVLWDQMTPYNNLCPVVNSQRTPTGCVATSTAIAMQYHKWPDVGQGSHSYTSQTYNLSLSATFDTPYQWDNMPSTYTAGQYTTKQAQNVATLMYDCGVFSEMNYAPGNSGALTLTAAQGLVNYMKYDKSLHVLQRDNYQKDEWEAIIKGELDDNRPVIYGGENDQKEGHQFIIDGYNDADYYHVNWGWSGLANGYYLLSVLEPEVQGTGGNSGGGFSLGQDAIISMKKPVEGSTYQDVLAFFYGENQGTVFAGLEATTEDFEENQLFGVQYGYVGNMSIRDFSGNLVVALVDKNGNTKEFISSEEPVTIQIERGVGQEVPCTITKTIAPGDRIRLLYKSSDGSEWKWVRGNNNTTGEIVVAADPSTSTENITAETGVSVSYDVAGTVQITAPIAIKEVVLYDMNGRLMKKQSAGNNTQLSLSYDSYPAGVYVLEVMTVEGRSSHKLVKK, from the coding sequence ATGAGAAGATGTACTTTTATTTTCTTTATTGCCTTGTTGACAATGTCGATAAGTGCTGCACCTATTGATGTAAAACAGGCAAAGAGCGTAGCCCTCAGTTTCCTGAAAAGTAATTCTCCGCAGACAAAAGCTTCGGAGTCGGGAGTAACACTGGTCTGGTCGGATGCCGGAGCGGCTACCAAATCAGCCGGTTCCGTACAGGATGCTACCTTTTACGTATTTAACCGTGAAGATGCCGACGGCTTTGTCGTTGTGGCCGGTGATGATGCCGTATATCCTATTCTAGGTTATGGTATGCAGCAACTGTTTGAAAAAGACTCCATGCCGTCCAACCTGCGTGGATGGTTTGAAAGTTACCAGCGTCAAATCAACTGGATACGTGAAAATAAACCGGAGATTTCGAAGGATGTCACAGCCGCTTGGAACGAAGTTCGTCAGGGCAAGATGCAGTTGAAATCGACCGGAACGTTGTTAACAACTGTCCTTTGGGATCAGATGACACCTTATAATAACTTGTGCCCGGTAGTAAACAGCCAGCGTACGCCGACCGGATGTGTTGCCACCTCGACGGCTATCGCCATGCAATATCATAAATGGCCGGACGTAGGACAGGGGAGTCATTCTTATACTTCGCAGACTTATAATCTGTCTCTTTCCGCTACTTTCGACACTCCATACCAGTGGGATAACATGCCTTCTACCTACACGGCAGGGCAATATACTACTAAGCAGGCCCAAAACGTAGCCACCCTGATGTACGATTGCGGTGTTTTCTCAGAAATGAATTATGCTCCCGGTAACAGCGGTGCCTTAACATTGACAGCAGCCCAGGGGCTTGTCAATTATATGAAATACGATAAATCTCTCCATGTCCTGCAACGCGATAATTATCAGAAAGACGAATGGGAAGCTATTATCAAAGGTGAACTGGATGATAACCGTCCTGTTATCTATGGTGGTGAGAATGATCAGAAAGAAGGTCATCAATTTATCATCGACGGTTACAACGATGCTGATTATTATCATGTGAACTGGGGATGGAGCGGACTGGCTAACGGGTATTACCTGTTATCTGTCCTCGAACCCGAAGTGCAGGGAACTGGTGGTAATAGCGGAGGTGGTTTCTCGCTTGGTCAGGATGCCATTATCAGTATGAAAAAGCCGGTGGAAGGTTCTACCTATCAGGATGTATTAGCCTTTTTCTATGGGGAAAATCAGGGAACAGTCTTTGCCGGCCTTGAAGCCACCACAGAAGATTTTGAGGAAAATCAGCTTTTCGGTGTTCAGTATGGTTATGTAGGCAATATGAGTATCCGTGATTTTTCAGGTAACCTGGTTGTCGCTCTTGTAGACAAAAACGGGAATACAAAAGAATTTATCTCCAGTGAAGAGCCTGTTACTATCCAGATCGAACGTGGAGTAGGACAGGAAGTTCCTTGTACGATCACAAAAACGATTGCTCCCGGTGACCGTATCCGTTTGTTATATAAAAGTAGCGATGGAAGTGAATGGAAATGGGTAAGAGGCAATAACAATACGACCGGTGAAATCGTGGTAGCTGCCGATCCTTCTACTTCAACGGAAAATATAACAGCCGAAACAGGTGTTTCCGTTTCTTATGACGTAGCCGGAACGGTTCAGATAACTGCCCCTATTGCAATTAAAGAAGTGGTCTTGTATGATATGAACGGACGATTGATGAAAAAACAATCAGCCGGTAATAATACTCAATTATCACTTTCTTATGATAGCTATCCGGCCGGAGTTTATGTATTGGAAGTTATGACTGTGGAAGGACGAAGTAGCCATAAACTGGTAAAGAAATAA
- a CDS encoding arylsulfatase: MKKTILLASGLIAAIPFVHAQKNKDKKPNVVFILADDLGYGDLSCYGQEKFSTPNIDQLAQNGMRFTQCYSGTTVSAPSRSCLLTGTHSGHTPIRGNKELDPEGQFPLPADARTIFHVMQDAGYKTSAFGKWGLGYIGTTGDPKNQGCETFFGYNCQLLAHSYYPDHLWDNDQRVELKDNVLDVEYGKGTYSQDLIHSKALDYLDNLKEDEPFFMWYPTILPHAELIVPEDSIIKKFRGMYPEKAYKGTEPGNPGFRKGGYCTQLYPHATFAAMIYRLDVYVGQIVQKLKDKGLYDNTIIIFASDNGPHMEGGADPDFFNSNGIYRGYKRDLYEGGIRVPMIISWPGHIQSGTETNFMCSFWDVLPTFEEIIHPKAKQKEMDGVSMLPLLQNRKGQKEHEFLYFEFQEMNGRQAVRQGSWKLVHMNIRGDKPYYELYNLAADPSEKYNLLDKYPEKVAELKEIMVREHIEDPNWPLLKK, encoded by the coding sequence ATGAAAAAAACTATTTTACTCGCTTCCGGCCTGATTGCGGCCATCCCTTTTGTGCATGCACAGAAAAACAAAGACAAAAAACCGAATGTCGTATTCATCCTGGCAGATGACCTGGGATACGGCGATTTGAGTTGTTACGGACAGGAAAAGTTCAGCACTCCCAACATCGACCAACTGGCACAAAACGGTATGCGTTTCACCCAGTGTTACTCAGGAACAACTGTCAGTGCCCCTTCCCGCTCCTGCCTGTTGACAGGTACGCACAGCGGACATACTCCCATCCGTGGAAACAAGGAATTAGACCCGGAAGGACAATTCCCATTGCCCGCCGATGCACGTACTATCTTCCATGTCATGCAGGATGCAGGATACAAGACTTCTGCCTTCGGTAAATGGGGATTAGGTTACATTGGCACTACCGGTGATCCTAAAAACCAGGGTTGCGAAACATTCTTCGGATATAACTGCCAGCTATTGGCTCACAGCTATTATCCTGACCATCTGTGGGATAACGATCAACGTGTCGAACTGAAAGATAACGTATTGGATGTTGAATATGGAAAAGGAACCTATTCACAAGACCTGATCCACTCCAAAGCACTCGATTACCTGGATAATTTAAAAGAAGACGAACCGTTCTTCATGTGGTATCCGACTATTTTACCTCACGCCGAACTGATCGTGCCGGAAGACAGCATCATCAAAAAGTTCCGTGGTATGTATCCGGAAAAAGCTTATAAAGGAACAGAACCGGGCAATCCGGGATTCCGTAAAGGGGGTTACTGCACACAGCTTTATCCGCATGCTACATTCGCAGCGATGATCTATCGCCTGGACGTATATGTGGGACAGATCGTACAGAAACTGAAAGACAAAGGATTATACGATAACACGATCATTATATTCGCCAGCGATAACGGCCCTCACATGGAAGGTGGCGCCGATCCTGATTTCTTCAACAGCAATGGCATCTACCGTGGTTACAAACGTGACCTGTATGAAGGCGGTATCCGTGTGCCGATGATCATCTCCTGGCCGGGACATATACAATCGGGAACAGAAACAAATTTCATGTGTTCTTTTTGGGATGTATTGCCTACTTTCGAAGAGATCATCCATCCGAAAGCAAAACAGAAAGAAATGGACGGCGTAAGCATGCTGCCGCTGTTGCAAAACCGCAAAGGACAGAAGGAACATGAATTTCTGTATTTCGAATTTCAGGAAATGAATGGCCGTCAGGCTGTACGCCAGGGTTCATGGAAACTGGTACACATGAATATCCGTGGAGATAAACCGTATTATGAACTTTATAACTTAGCAGCCGATCCTTCGGAAAAATACAACCTGTTGGATAAATATCCGGAAAAGGTGGCCGAGCTGAAAGAGATCATGGTACGCGAACATATTGAAGATCCGAACTGGCCATTGCTGAAAAAGTAA